The nucleotide window GAGGGTCTCATTCAGAAGGGCGATGAAAAAAGCCATCGGTTCAGCGATGAGAATGGGAGCTGAAGGGATAAAAGTAAAGACTTCCGGAAGGCTTGGCGGAGCGGAGATGTCGAGGACGGAAGGTTATATGGAAGGCAGAGTGCCCCTGCACACGCTGAGGGCCGATATTGATTACGCAAGGGCTACGGCCTTTACAACATATGGAGCAGTAGGAGTCAAGGTCTGGATCTATCGCGGAGAGATCTTTCCGAAAGATTTCAAACGTACGATGGGCGATTCTGTTGCAGATGAGACCGGACGGAGCGGGCGTTAAGCCTGATTTCAGGAGAGGTTGACCAGCGATGTTAATGCCGAAACGGACAAAGTACCGTAAAATGCAGAGAGGTCGAAGGACCGGTAACGCACAACGTGGTTCAAGTATAAGTTTTGGGGAATACGGCCTGCAGGCCGAAGCCGCCGCCTGGATCACGAACAGACAGATCGAAGCTGCCCGTGTCGCTATAATGCGTCATGTCAAGAGGCAGGGAAAACTTTGGATAAGGATCTTTCCCGACAAGCCAGTTACCGTGAAGCCGGCGGAAACGAGGATGGGAAAGGGAAAAGGCGCGCCTGAATACTGGGTGGCGGTAGTCAAGCCCGGACGGATGATGTTCGAGCTCGAGGGTGTCACGCACGAGGAAGCCAAGAGGGCGATGCAGCTTGCCGCCGCAAAGCTTCCCATCAAGACGAAGTTCGTTCGCCGCGTGGCGACAGGAAAGGTTACCGGATAGGACGTTTTCCGGAAGAATCGATGTATTTCAGATATCTGGACGGTTAAAAATGAAGGTAGTTGAATTAAGAGAATTGACGTTGAACGAGCTGAAGCTCCGTGAAGAGGACCTCGTCGAGGAACTCACGAGAAGCAGGATACAGCTTGGTATCAAGCGTCTTGACAATCCCCTCCAGGTCCGCGTCATAAGGCGTGACCTCGCCAGGGTCAAGACGATCATCAATGAGAAGCTCGCTTCAGCGGAGAGCGAACAGCAGGAGTAGTATCGAACTATGCCGGAAAGTTCGGCTGGGCCAATGACTTCGGTTAAATGGCAAGGAGAGATGATGGAAGGTAGAAAACCACGAAAGACGATGACCGGTCTGGTTGTGAGCGATAAGATGGACAAGACGGTCACAATCGCTATCAAGCGGACGTTCCAGCATCCGCGCTATAAAAAGATAGTAAAAAAGACGTCCAAGATCTGGGCTCATGACGCGGAGAACGTCTGTCATGTCGGCGACAAGGTTAAAGTCATGTCAACGAGGCCCCTCAGCAAATTCAAGCGCTGGCGTGTCGTTGAAGTCATTGAAAGAGCACAGTAGGAGAAACTGTAATGATTCAGATGCAGACAAAATTGACGGTGGCTGACAATTCCGGAGCCAAGAGCATAATGTGTATCAAGGTGCTCGGCGGTTCGAGAAGACGTTACGCTTCTGTTGGCGATATCATCAGCGCTTCGGTCAAGGTGGCAGTGCCAGGAGGCGGAGTCAAAAAGGGGCAGGTCGTTAAATGCGTAGTGGTGCGTACAGCGAAAGAAGTACGCCGCAGGGATGGCAGCTATATTCGATTCGATCAGAATGCTGCCGTAGTAATAAATGAACAGCGGGAACCGGTTGGAACCAGGATATTCGGTCCCGTCGCGAGAGAGCTCAGGGAAAAACAGTTTATGAAGATTATCTCCCTGGCGCCGGAAGTCATCTAGATATCGAACGGAAGTCGAGATGAGAATCAAGAAAAACGATACAGTAAGAGTCATCGCGGGGAACTCGAAAGGGATGGAAGGAAAGGTCCTTAAGGTCTATCCGGAGAATAACCGCGTGATAGTGGAGAAAGTAAAGCTTATCAAAAGGCACACGAGGCAGACAAGCCAGGATAATACCGGCGGGATAGTCGAAAAGGAAGCGCCGATCAATGTGTCGAACGTTATTCTGGTATGCCCGAAATGCAGCAAACCGGCAAAGACAGAGATCGCTTCTCTCGCCGATGGCCGGAAGATCCGCAAGTGCAAGAGGTGTAATGAGACACTCGGAGATGACGATTAGGCCGTTTGTCTGGTGATTAACGGGGCCTGGGTTCAGGTCCAGAGCTGAAATGGTGAGGAAAATGTCGGAAAAGAAGAAATTGCCGAATGTGAGACGTCTTTACGAGGAGAGCGTCATACCTGCTATGAAAGAGAAATTCGGTTACAAAAATGTGATGGAGATCCCCCGTCTGACGAAGATCGTCGTCAATATGGGCGTGGGAGAAGGAATCTCCGACGCGAAGGTGATCGAAGCGGCGGCAAAGGACCTTGCCACGATTACGGGACAGCTGCCGGTTGTAAATCGCGCGAGAAAATCGATAGCGGGATTTAAACTGCGCGAGGGAATGCCGGTCGGGTGTTCGGTGACCCTTCGCGGTGTGAAGATGTACGAATTCTTTGACCGCCTCGTGAACGTAACGATCCCGAGGATCAGGGATTTTCGCGGACTCAACCCGAAATCATTCGACGGGCGGGGCAACTACACTTTCGGAGTGAAGGAGCAGATCATATTTCCGGAGATCGATTACGATAAGATACTGAAGATAATGGGTATGGATATTACCGTGGTAACGACGGCAAAGACAGACGAGGAAGCAAGAGAGCTGATAATGCTGCTTGGCATGCCTCTCAGGAAAAACTAACCGGATCACGTGGAGGAGTCTCTGTGGCGAAGAAGAGTTTGATAGCCAAATCGAAAAGGGCGCCCAAGTTCAAGGTCAGGGCCTATTCAAGGTGCAGGCTTTGTGGCAGGCCGAGGGCGTACATCAGACAGTTTGGTATCTGCCGTATTTGTTTCCGTGAACTTGCCCTCGATGGCAAGATCCCCGGAGTCGTAAAGTCAAGCTGGTAGAACAGGCTGGAAGTTAAACAGGCGAGGTGAATTGAAAATGATGACAGACCCTATAGCTGATATGTTGACACGCGTTCGAAACGCCTACAGATCGAACAAGATGCATGTCGATATCCCCGCGTCGAAGATAAAGGCGCAGATCGCCAGGATCATGCTTGAGCGTGGTTTCGCGAGTGACGTTCGATATATCGATGATGGAGTGCAGGGCAAGATAAGAGTTTATATCAAATACGATTCCAACAATAAAAGTGTTATCGAGGGAATCAGGCGTATCAGCATGCCAAGCAGAAGGGTCTACGTGGAAAAAACCGAGATCCCGCGCGTTATGGGAGGTTTTGGTACGGCAATTATATCCACGTCGAAAGGTGTTCTGACCGACAAAGAGTGTCGTTCGCTTGGCGTCGGCGGAGAAGTTCTCTGTCATATATGGTAGCCGTTACGGCAGCCGGAGTATCCTGTGCGGGTGTGCCGGTGATTTACGGAGGTTAAACAGAGCTATGTCACGAGTTGGTAAAAATCCGATACCGGTTCCGTCAGGTGTGACGATCGATCTTAAGGGAAACCATATCGAGGTCAAGGGACCGAAGGGAAAACTTGACAGGGAACTGCATCCCGAGATGATCATCGAAATCGAAGGAGCCGAGATCCTGGTCAAGAGGCCATCCGAATCAAAGCAGCATAAATCGTTGCACGGCCTGACGAGGACACTTATCAGCAATATGGTTGATGGCGTCTCGAAAGGGTTCCAGAAGACTCTCGAGATCGAGGGAGTAGAGTACAGGGCTGAGATGAAGGGTAAGACCCTCGTGATGAGTCTTGGGTTCTCGCACCCGGTGAACTACACGCCGAGAGGCGGAGTCGAGATAGAAGTTCCCGATCCCAAGAAGATAGTCGTCGGCGGAATAGACAAGCAGATGGTGGGACAGATCTCGGCGGAGATAAGAGCATTCAGACCGCCGGAGCCATATAAAGGCAAGGGAGTGCGTTACCAGGGCGAGCAGGTAAGGCGCAAATCAGGCAAGGCCGCGGTTGGTACTGGATTCTAGCAGATGAGAGTGTAACCTGAGATGTCTGTCGCGAAATCGTAAGGACAGGCGGCGGATGTTAAGAAACGGGAGTTGAAAAAGGTGAGCAAGTTAACAAATCAATCAAGGATAGCGAGGCATAGAAGGCGCGACAGGGTGCGCAAAAAGGTCAGCGGGACGAGCGAGAAGCCGCGCCTGCAGGTCTACAGGAGCCTCAGTCACATATACGCTCAGGTAATCGATGACGTTAACGGGAAGACGCTTTTCTCCGCTTCAAGTCTGAGAATGGAACTGCCGGTCGCCGGGGAACCTGTTGCGGATGATTCGAAAGAAAAAGGGAAAAAGGGCAAGAAGGAAAAGCCGGCCACTACGAAGATGCGCCGTTCCATTGCCGTCGGCAGCAAAATAGCCGAACTCGCGAAAGAAAAAGGTATTGAAAAGGTTGTTTTTGACAGGGGTGGATTCCTCTATCACGGAAGGGTCGCGGCTCTCGCGGACGCGGCACGTAAAGGTGGATTGAAGTTTTAATTCTGTAAATGCCTGAAAAGGCAGGAGCAATCGCACTTGGGGGTGCGTTAGTTGGAAAAGAAAGAAAGAAACGAAAGAGACGCAAAAGGCGGAGGCCGCAAGGACACTCGCAGGCCCCGCCGGGACCGGAAAGAAGAGACCGGGCCGGAGTTAAATGAGCAGACGATCCATATCAACCGCGTCGCCAAAGTAGTCAAGGGCGGACGGCGGTTCAGCTTCAATGCTCTCGCTGCTGTCGGAGACGGCATGGGCAAGGTCGGTATCGGCCTTGGCAAGGCGAACGAGATCAGTGACGCGATCAGGAAAGCCGGCGAAGAAGCAAGGAAAGATATGATCATGATCCCGATGATCGAAGGGACGATCCCTTATAAGGTCATCGGCGTCTTTGGCGCGGCGAGGGTCCTGCTTAAGCCGGCCGCCCCGGGTACAGGCGTAATAGCCGGTGGTGGCGTTCGCTCAGTGCTTGAGGTTGCCGGGATAAGGGACATCCTTACAAAATCTCTTGGGTCGAACAATCCTCATAATATGGCCAAAGCGACGATGGTAGGCCTGAGGAATCTCAAGAGCGCCCGGGATGTCGCGAGAAAACGCGGCATTTCGATCAAAAGCCTTTTCGCTCTCAAGGAAGAAAAGAAAGCTGCCAGCCCGGCTGGCGACAGCGAAAAGACCGGTACTGAAGAATAGTAGAAGTTGTGATATGGCTGTCCGGACAAGAGGCAGATATGTCCTTGACGGCCCGGATTGACAGCGAGGAAAGAAGATGGCCAAGAAATTGAAGATCACGCAGGTGCGAAGCATCATCGGATCGCAGGAGAAGAAACACAAGGTAGTGATGGAATCTCTCGGATTCCGGCGGAACTACCGTACTATTTACAAAAATGACTCTCCCCAGATCCGCGGGATGCTCGCCAAGGTGCGGCACCTGGTCGTTACGGAAGAGATCGATGAAAAGGATATTCCGGTGAAGGCTACGGGATCAGCCGGATTCAAGGTTATAAATGGTCCAGAAATTGGAGAATAATGATCAGGTCCCTTACCAGGGAGCTGGCAGTAATCGTCAAGGAGCAAAACGAAGATGAAACTTAACGAGATTAGCCCGACGGCTGGCGCCGTGAAGAAAAGGAAGAGGGTCGGATGCGGTCCAGGGTCCGGGCACGGAAAGACATCGACAAAAGGGCATAAGGGGCAGAATTGCCGTTCCGGCGGCGGAGTTCCTCCCTGGTTTGAAGGTGGACAGATGCCTCTGCAGAGACGCCTGCCCAAGAGAGGGTTTCACAACATCTTCAGGGTCCCTTTCCAGGTAGTCAATGTCGGAAGTCTTGATTGTTTCGAGAAGGGTGCCACGGTAAACCGCGGGACCCTGATCGATGCTGGATTGATCAGGAAAACCATTTCTCCTGTTAAGATACTGGGTGGGGGAGAACTGAAGGTCGCTCTTCAGGTAGAAGTCGATGGTGTCAGCAGGACAGCTGCGAAATCGATCATTGATGCCGGCGGCACTGTGAATCTCGTTTCAGGAAAAAAGATACCGGATCTGGATAAAGAGGAGCAGCGGTAATGATAAAGAAGTTTCAGGATATTTTCAGCATTCCGGAACTGAAAAAGCGTATTCTATTCACTGTAGGTCTCCTGATTGTCTACAGGATCGGTGGCCACATAACGACTCCTGGGGTTAATCCTCTGGCGCTTAAAGCGTTCTTTTCAAACCAGCAGGGGACGATCTTCGCTCTTTACGACATGTTTGCCGGCGGCAACCTCAGCCGTGCTACGATCTTCGCGCTGGGAATCATGCCATATATCAGCGCTTCGATCATTATCCAGCTTCTGCAGGCGGTGATCCCCTACTTCGAAAAACTCGCCAAAGAGGGTGAAGAGGGCAGAAAGAAGATCACTCAGTACACGCGGTATGGTACGGTGGCGCTGGCTCTCGTGCAATCGATAGGTATCTCTCTCTTTCTTGAGAACCTCAACGTCGGTGGCGCGTCGGTCGTAACGATGTCGACCCTTCCGTTCAGGCTCCTTACCATGATAACGATGACGGCTGGAACGATCTTTGTAATGTGGCTCGGGGAGCAGATCTCCGAGCGGGGGATCGGTAACGGCATCTCCCTTATCATCATGATCGGTATCATCGCCAGGTATCCCGCCGATTTTCTCAACACTTGGCGGGCGATCAACCTTGGTCAGATGACGCCTTTCAGGATGATAATCTTCGCGGCAATAATGGTCCTTGTAGTTGCCGGGGTGATAATGATCACGCAGGGGCAGAGAAGGATACCCGTTCAGTACGCGAAGCGGATCGTGGGAAGAAAGGTCTATGGCGGCAGGTCGCAGTATATTCCTCTCAGGGTCAATACGGCAGGGGTCATCCCGATTATCTTCGCTCAGTCGATCCTGATGTTCCCGAGCACGATAGCGGCGTTTTTCAAAAGCGATTTTCTCTCCGGCGTGCAATCGATTCTTTCCCCGTCGTCATGGCTTTACGTGACTCTTTATTCAATAGTGATTATATTCTTCGCATATTTTTATACCGCTATAATCCTCAATCCCGTCGACCTGGCGGAGAACATGCAGAAATACGGCGGATTTATCCCCGGGATACGCCCGGGCAAGAGGACAAGCGATTATATCGACAGGATCCTTACGCGAGTAACGCTGCCGGGAGCTGTCTTCCTTGCTTTTATCGCGGTGCTTCCCGATATCCTGATCTACAGGGGCGGACTGCCCTTCAGGTTCGGGGGAACGGGTCTTCTGATTGTCGTGGGCGTGATGCTCGATACGCTTCAGCAGATCGAAACGCATCTTCTTATGAGACATTATGATGGATTCATGAAAAAAGGGCGTCTGAGAGGACGGCGCTAGAAACCGGAAGGAATGGCATTTGTCAGGTAAACATATAATAATTCTTGGCCCTCCCGGATCCGGAAAAGGCACTCAGGCGCTGCGGATAGCGTCCTCGCTGAGCCTTCGCCATCTTTCGACAGGCGACCTTCTCAGGGAAGCGGTATCCGCTGAGAAGGAACTCGGGATGAAAGCGAGGGCTTTCATGGAACGCGGGCTTCTCGTGCCTGACGATATAATGCTTGGTCTCATAAGAGAGGAACTTTCAGTCTCAAAAGAGACAGGTTGGATCCTCGACGGATTTCCCAGGACTCTCCCGCAGGCCCAGGCGCTCTCCAAGATACTCGCGGATGAAGGGGTCGAAGTCGATCATGTCCTGCTTATAGACGTCGATCCGCTGGTCGTAATAGAGCGGGTCCTTGGCAGAAGGGTCTGTGAAAGCTGTAAGGCGGTATTCAACATCTCGATGCTTGAAGAGGGCAAGAAGGATATCTGCGAGAAATGCGGCGGAAAGCTTGTTACGCGCGCCGACGATGAAGAAGAGACGATCCGAAGGCGCTTTGAGGTATACAAGGATCAGACGAGCCCGGTGCTCGATTATTACAGGGAACAATACGGAGATTATATAACCGTAAAAGGTGATGGAGACATAGACGGTATCACCGCGGGAATTCTTCGTGAGATAAGATGATATATATCAAGAACGATACGGAGTTGGATCTCATAAGAAAAAGCGGTGAGGTCCTTAAAGATACTTTTCTCGAGATAGAAAAGTTGATCCGTGTCGGAGTGACGACCGGAGAGTTGGACAGATATGCCGAAGAGTACATACATTCGAGGGGATGCGTTCCGGCTTTCAAGGGATATCAGGGATATCCCGCGAGTATATGCGCTTCCGTCAACGAAGAGGTCGTTCACGGTATCCCTGGAGCGAGGAAACTCGAGGATGGGGATATAGTTGGTATCGATATGGGAGTGATAAGGGAAGAGTTCTACTCGGACGCGACTCGGACATTCGCAGTGGGCGAGATAAACGAGGAGGCGCGCCGCCTGATCGAAGTGACAAGGGAATCGCTTGACCTGGGTATTGAAAAAGCCAGGGCGGGTAATCACCTTTCTGATATATCGCATGCCATCCAGGAGCATGCTGAGAAGAACGGGTTTTCGGTAGTACGATCGCTCGTCGGTCACGGGATCGGTAGGCAGATGCATGAAGAACCCCAGATCCCGAATTTCGGACCCCCTGGAAAGGGGCCGGTTCTACAGGCAGGAATGGTGCTGGCAATAGAACCGATGGTCAATGTGGGAACGGAAAATGTCTACACATTGAAGGATAAATGGACCTTTGTTACGGTGGACAGGAATTTATCCTGTCACTTTGAAGATACGGTGGCGGTAACCGAAAACGGTCCCGAGATCATGACCAGGTGACTTTCGGCACGCATGCCGTCCCGGGTTGAGAAGTTCATCCCATGGGAGGGGTGAAGAATTAAATGGCCAAGCAAAAGGGAATTCCGGTCGAGGGAACGGTAGTGGAGGCGCTGCCGAATGCGATTTTCCGGGTCGAACTGGAGAACAAGCATCTCGTCCTGGCGCATGTCTCCGGAAAGATGAGGATGCATTTTATAAGGATCCTCCCCGGCGACAGAGTCGCCCTTGAACTGAGTCCTTATGACCTTGGAAGAGGCAGGATAACCTATCGCTACAAATGAGCCGGTGAGACCTGCTCATTATGAAGCGGCCGGTCAAGCAATTCTGCCATGCTTGAGCCGTGTAGCCGGTAAAGAAGGAAGAAGAGAGATGAAAGTCAGAAGTTCAGTAAAGAAAATGTGCCCCGACTGTAAACTCATACGGCGTAAGGGAGTTCTGCGCGTGATATGCAAGAATCCCAAGCATAAGCAACGCCAGGGTTAAGGGCGACTGAATATTATGGTGAGACGAAAGGAGTAAACCTGTGGCGCGAATAGTCGGAGTCGATATTCCCGACAACAAACATATCGAGATTGCGTTGACCTACATTTTTGGGCTGGGTCGCACCAGTGCTCGAAAAATACTTGAGAAGGCGGATGTGCCTTATAACCTGAGACCGAGAGATCTGACCGAGGATCAGACGATCAAGATCAGGGATATAATCTCAAACGAGTATAAGACCGAGGGTGCTCTTCGCACGGAAATTACGATGAACATCAAACGTTTGATGGATATCGGCGCCTATCGTGGTCTGAGACACAGGCATGGACTTCCCGCTCACGGGCAGCGTACTCATACGAACGCCCGTACGAGGAAAGGTCCGCGTCACCGTCCAGGTTCGAAAAGGAAAAAATAGTAGTTGCTGATATGATCTCCGGGCAATCCCCGGAGTATATAATGGAGTTCAAAGGGAGGTTTTCAATTGGCCCGTCCGCAGAGGTCAAAGAAGAAAAAACAGAAGAAGGTGGATGTACTTGGCGTGGTCCATGTGAAATCGACCTTCAACAACACCATCATTACGATCACCGATCGTGAAGGCGCCGTGGTCGCCTGGTGCAGTCCGGGCAAACTGGGGTACAAGGGATCGAGGAAAAGCACTCCTTTCGCCGCGCAGCAGGCGGCGCAGACTGTGGCGCGTGAAGTGATCACGCTGGGGATGAAAAAGGTCGAAGCCTGGATCAAGGGTCCGGGACCGGGCAGGGAAGCGGCGATCAGGTCGTTGCGCGCGGCAGGCCTTGAAGTATCGGGTATCAAGGATTGTACTCCGATCCCCCACAATGGTGTGAGGTTGAAGAAACGCAGAAGAATCTGATCTGTGTTGTCCACCTTTCCCCGCTCAGGGTCCGGGAGCCCGGCGGTAAAAAGGATGTTATATAGAAAGTCGGATCTATGAAACCGTGATGTTTCATAAAGTAAACGACAAAGTCAGAATCGGCTGAAAAATGCCGGGGAGGTAGTATTCGATGGCGAGATATACTGGTCCCAAATGCAAGCTTTGCAGAAGAGAGGGAGCAAAACTGTTCCTTAAAGGGGACCGCTGTCATTCAGACCGTTGCGCTATTGAGCAGAGGAATTATCCTCCGGGAGACCAGGGTCGCGCAAGGTACAGCAGAAGAAGCAACTACAGGGTCCAGCTTAGAGAGAAGCAGAAGCTGCGTAGGACATATCAGGTGCTTGAGCGCCAGTTCCGGAACTATTTCAAGAGAGCCGAGAAGATGAAGGGTGTCACGGGTGAGAATCTGCTCAGGCTTCTTGAATGCAGGTTGGACAATATGGTCTACAGGATGGGATTCGCGCCCTCGCGCACAACGGCGAGGCAGCTGATCCTGCACAACCATTTCACCGTAAATGGCAAGAAGGTCAATATTCCTTCTTACCAGGTCGGAACAGGTGACAGGGTATCACCGATAGAGAAAAGCAGAAACCTGCTTATAATCGAAGAATCACTGAAGGCTTATGGCAGCAGAGGTACCGTTCCCTACATTTCCGTAGATGTGACGAAAAAGGAAGGCACCTATGTTGAAGCACCAACCAGGGATCTTATCCCGGTTGCGATCGAAGAAAACCTTATTGTGGAGCTCTACTCCAAGTAATCCGGTTCTCCCTGATACCGGCCGCCATCAGGCGGGGCGGCGATCCGGGGCAGGGTCGGGATACAGCGCAAGGAGGAACGCGTAGATGAAATGGCGTAACCTTTTAATGCCGAAAGAAATCGTAATGGATGAATCCACCGCCACGGATACGTTCGCGTCTTTCACGGTGGAACCGCTTGAACGCGGGTTTGGGAATACGATCGGTAACGCGGTCCGCCGCACCCTGCTGTCGTCGATCCAGGGAGCAGCCGTCACTGCTGTTAAGATCGATAAAGTGCTTCACGAATTCGGTACTGTAAAAGGGGTCAAGGAAGATGTCACCGATATCGTTCTTAACCTCAAGCAGCTTATTATCGTGATGAATTGCGACGACCCGAAGTTCCTCACTCTTGATGTGGAGAAAAAGGGAGACGTGACAGCGGCGGATTTCACCGAGAACCCCGAGATCGAGATCCTAAATAAGGATCTTCATATCGCGACATGCACGGAGAAGGCCAAACTCAGGATTGAGATACTGGTCGGGCACGGAAGGGGCTATGTCGGAGCCGAGACGCACAACCTCGAAGAATATGATATCGGCATGATCCCGATGGACTCGAATTTCAGCCCCGTCACGAAGGTCAACTACTCTGTCAAGGACACAAGGGTGGGACAGAAGACCGATTATGACTCGTTGATTCTTGATGTCACGACGGACGGAAGCGTCTCTCCCCAGGATGCTCTCGGATACGCGGCGAAGATATTGAAGGATCACATGCTGCTCTTCATACATTTCGACGAAGAGCCGCACGAGGAAGAGGACGAGATCGTAGATGAAGAAAAAGAAAAGATGAGGGAGCTTCTTGGCAGGAACGTAGAAGAACTCGAACTTTCAGTGCGTTCTTCCAACTGTCTAAAAGCCGCGAATATCAAGACTCTCGGGGAGCTGGTGTGCAATACCGAGAGCGAAATGCTCAAGTATCGGAACTTCGGCCGCAAGAGCCTTAGGGAGATCGCTGATATTCTTGATGGTATGGGGCTCAGTCTTGGAATGGATGTAAGCGCCATCCGGGACGCTAAAGATGCGAATTCAGAGGAGAGGAAGTAATGCGGCACAGACAAGATCACAGGAAACTTAACAGAACGGCATCTCACAGAAAGGCGATGCTGTCGAATATGGTGACCTCCCTTTTCGACAAGGAACGGATAACCACGACCACGGCGAAAGCCAAAGAGGCCAGCAGGCTGGCCGAGCGGATGATCACTTTCGCGAGGCGCGGAGATCTTGCCGCGAGGCGCCACGTCGCCAGGACGATCCGTAATCCGAGGGTCCTTCAGAAACTTTTCGATGAGATCGGTCCGCGTTTCGCCAGCAGGAATGGCGGGTATACCAGAGTGCTGAAGCTTGGGGTCAGACGCGGGGATGCCGCCGAGACGGCATTGCTCGAACTTCTTTCAAAAGACGAGAAGGCCAGGGGCAAAAAGAAGAAGCCGATGAAGACATATCATAAGGTCGACGTACCGGAAGATCCAACGATAGCGGCAAAGAAGGAAAAGGTCAAGGCGGAGAAGAAAGCGGCGGCCGAGGCGAAAGAGGCTGAAGAAGCGGCAAAGGCCGCAGAAGAGGCCGCGGCGGAAGAAGCTGGAGCGGAAGATGGAGAACCGCCGGCAAAGGACGCTTAAGAGCCGTTATTGTCCCGAAAAAGACAGATCAGGGAGCCGTCTTCGTGGCGGCTCTTTTTTATGCCCTTCAGCGGCGCATATCGATATTCCCGATCGGAATAAAACAGCGCGGCGGCGATTCTATCGTTTGGATATCGTCCTTTCCCGTGCTATCTTTTCGGATAATAAGTATTGATCGATGAAGATCATGTCAGATGAGGAGCGCTTGAATGCCGGTCATCACGGAAGTCATTCTTCCGATACTCTTTGTCGTATTTCTCGGTTATCTTCTGCGCAGGCTCGGCAAACTCGACGAGCATGCATTTTCCCGTGCGCAGCTCTATGTGCTCGGTCCGGCCCTGGTATTCATGACGATGGCCGGTTCCGAAGCGGCGATGCCGCTCGTGATGAAAGTATTTCTGCATGTCACTATCCTTTCGATCCTCCTTTTTATTTCAGCCTGGCTTCTTGGAATATTCCTCAAAAGCGACAGGCTGGAAAAGAACGCCATAGCGATCACGTCGATATTCACCAACAGCGGGTTTTACGGGATCCCCGTTTGCATGCTCGCCTTCGGGGACGAGGGAGTGATATACGCTTCGATATATGTCGTCTGTTCCGCCACAATACAGTCTACTGCCGGAGTATATATCGCCAGCGCCGGCAGCAGGAGTCCGATGAGGGCGCTGGCTACGGTCTTCAAGGTGCCGCTCATCCATGCCATAGTAGTGGCCAAGCTTCTCGCGCACTTCGATCTTCTCCCTTCCGAGCCTTTTATGAAAATGATCACTCTTCTCGGCCGGTCGGCTATTCCTCTCGGGCTTCTGCTTCTCGGGATGCAACTCGAAAAGATTATTTCGGAAAAGAAAGGAAGCGCGGAAGTATCGGTCAGTATAGAGGGAAGAAGAGATCTTGTCGGAGGGGTATCGTCCGGGCTGCTTAAAATAGCGGGGGGATTCCTTTTCGCCCTCCTGATCCTTCAGTTTCTCGATTTCGAACCGG belongs to Candidatus Krumholzibacteriota bacterium and includes:
- the secY gene encoding preprotein translocase subunit SecY; amino-acid sequence: MIKKFQDIFSIPELKKRILFTVGLLIVYRIGGHITTPGVNPLALKAFFSNQQGTIFALYDMFAGGNLSRATIFALGIMPYISASIIIQLLQAVIPYFEKLAKEGEEGRKKITQYTRYGTVALALVQSIGISLFLENLNVGGASVVTMSTLPFRLLTMITMTAGTIFVMWLGEQISERGIGNGISLIIMIGIIARYPADFLNTWRAINLGQMTPFRMIIFAAIMVLVVAGVIMITQGQRRIPVQYAKRIVGRKVYGGRSQYIPLRVNTAGVIPIIFAQSILMFPSTIAAFFKSDFLSGVQSILSPSSWLYVTLYSIVIIFFAYFYTAIILNPVDLAENMQKYGGFIPGIRPGKRTSDYIDRILTRVTLPGAVFLAFIAVLPDILIYRGGLPFRFGGTGLLIVVGVMLDTLQQIETHLLMRHYDGFMKKGRLRGRR
- a CDS encoding adenylate kinase; the encoded protein is MSGKHIIILGPPGSGKGTQALRIASSLSLRHLSTGDLLREAVSAEKELGMKARAFMERGLLVPDDIMLGLIREELSVSKETGWILDGFPRTLPQAQALSKILADEGVEVDHVLLIDVDPLVVIERVLGRRVCESCKAVFNISMLEEGKKDICEKCGGKLVTRADDEEETIRRRFEVYKDQTSPVLDYYREQYGDYITVKGDGDIDGITAGILREIR
- the map gene encoding type I methionyl aminopeptidase — translated: MIYIKNDTELDLIRKSGEVLKDTFLEIEKLIRVGVTTGELDRYAEEYIHSRGCVPAFKGYQGYPASICASVNEEVVHGIPGARKLEDGDIVGIDMGVIREEFYSDATRTFAVGEINEEARRLIEVTRESLDLGIEKARAGNHLSDISHAIQEHAEKNGFSVVRSLVGHGIGRQMHEEPQIPNFGPPGKGPVLQAGMVLAIEPMVNVGTENVYTLKDKWTFVTVDRNLSCHFEDTVAVTENGPEIMTR
- the infA gene encoding translation initiation factor IF-1; the encoded protein is MAKQKGIPVEGTVVEALPNAIFRVELENKHLVLAHVSGKMRMHFIRILPGDRVALELSPYDLGRGRITYRYK
- the rpmJ gene encoding 50S ribosomal protein L36; this translates as MKVRSSVKKMCPDCKLIRRKGVLRVICKNPKHKQRQG
- the rpsM gene encoding 30S ribosomal protein S13 codes for the protein MARIVGVDIPDNKHIEIALTYIFGLGRTSARKILEKADVPYNLRPRDLTEDQTIKIRDIISNEYKTEGALRTEITMNIKRLMDIGAYRGLRHRHGLPAHGQRTHTNARTRKGPRHRPGSKRKK
- the rpsK gene encoding 30S ribosomal protein S11; the protein is MARPQRSKKKKQKKVDVLGVVHVKSTFNNTIITITDREGAVVAWCSPGKLGYKGSRKSTPFAAQQAAQTVAREVITLGMKKVEAWIKGPGPGREAAIRSLRAAGLEVSGIKDCTPIPHNGVRLKKRRRI
- the rpsD gene encoding 30S ribosomal protein S4; protein product: MARYTGPKCKLCRREGAKLFLKGDRCHSDRCAIEQRNYPPGDQGRARYSRRSNYRVQLREKQKLRRTYQVLERQFRNYFKRAEKMKGVTGENLLRLLECRLDNMVYRMGFAPSRTTARQLILHNHFTVNGKKVNIPSYQVGTGDRVSPIEKSRNLLIIEESLKAYGSRGTVPYISVDVTKKEGTYVEAPTRDLIPVAIEENLIVELYSK
- a CDS encoding DNA-directed RNA polymerase subunit alpha yields the protein MKWRNLLMPKEIVMDESTATDTFASFTVEPLERGFGNTIGNAVRRTLLSSIQGAAVTAVKIDKVLHEFGTVKGVKEDVTDIVLNLKQLIIVMNCDDPKFLTLDVEKKGDVTAADFTENPEIEILNKDLHIATCTEKAKLRIEILVGHGRGYVGAETHNLEEYDIGMIPMDSNFSPVTKVNYSVKDTRVGQKTDYDSLILDVTTDGSVSPQDALGYAAKILKDHMLLFIHFDEEPHEEEDEIVDEEKEKMRELLGRNVEELELSVRSSNCLKAANIKTLGELVCNTESEMLKYRNFGRKSLREIADILDGMGLSLGMDVSAIRDAKDANSEERK
- the rplQ gene encoding 50S ribosomal protein L17 is translated as MRHRQDHRKLNRTASHRKAMLSNMVTSLFDKERITTTTAKAKEASRLAERMITFARRGDLAARRHVARTIRNPRVLQKLFDEIGPRFASRNGGYTRVLKLGVRRGDAAETALLELLSKDEKARGKKKKPMKTYHKVDVPEDPTIAAKKEKVKAEKKAAAEAKEAEEAAKAAEEAAAEEAGAEDGEPPAKDA